A stretch of Buteo buteo chromosome 21, bButBut1.hap1.1, whole genome shotgun sequence DNA encodes these proteins:
- the FEZF2 gene encoding fez family zinc finger protein 2, with protein sequence MASSGSLETVMPSSCPRHDGRAAAANPSKTLAFSIERIMAKTSEPKPAFEQRHGGPGPEPEPGKKPLSLCSPLPCVIPIPPLGYEVPSKTLLNYSELWKSSLRGGAGLCKANCGVCCKAELALGQPSGRLIKPQVIHQAGAVPAAPRSLYYFNYLDAAYHPADILHGQLFPAGLLGAPPPGGLSAHQKLFLLENAKLAGLAAEKLPPPPPFAHKERLPGHLDQVMKEAAVAAERGGPPKGHAKLGGGGGGGAAEGKPKNFTCEVCGKVFNAHYNLTRHMPVHTGARPFVCKVCGKGFRQASTLCRHKIIHTQEKPHKCNQCGKAFNRSSTLNTHIRIHAGYKPFVCEFCGKGFHQKGNYKNHKLTHSGEKQYKCTICNKAFHQIYNLTFHMHTHNDKKPFTCVTCGKGFCRNFDLKKHVRKLHDSVSSAPPPPRDPGRSGQS encoded by the exons ATGGCGAGCTCGGGGTCGCTGGAGACGGTCatgccttcctcctgcccccggCACGACGGCAGGGCCGCCGCCGCTAACCCCTCCAAGACCCTGGCCTTCTCCATCGAGCGGATCATGGCCAAGACGTCGGAGCCCAAGCCAGCCTTCGAGCAGAGGCACGGCGGACcggggccggagccggagccgggcaaGAAGCCTCTGAGCCTGTGCTCGCCCCTGCCCTGCGTGATCCCCATCCCGCCGCTGGGCTACGAGGTGCCCTCCAAGACTCTCCTCAACTACTCGGAGCTGTGGAAGAGCAGCctgcggggcggcgcggggctcTGCAAAGCCAACTGCGGCGTCTGCTGCAAGGCAGAGCTCGCCCTGGGCCAGCCCAGCGGCCGGCTCATCAAGCCGCAGGTCATCCACCAAGCGGGGGCCgtgccggccgccccccgctccCTCTACTACTTCAACTACCTGGACGCCGCGTACCACCCGGCCGACATCCTGCACGGACAGCTCTTCCCCGCCGGCCTGCTgggcgccccgccgccgggggggCTCTCGGCCCACCAGAAGCTTTTCCTGCTGGAGAACGCCAAGCTGGCGGGGCTGGCGGCCGAGaagctgccgccgccgccgcctttcGCCCACAAGGAGCGGCTGCCGGGACACCTGGACCAGGTGATGAAGGAGGCGGCAGTGgcggcggagcgcggcggcCCCCCCAAGGGCCACGCCAAGCTggggggcggcggtggcggcggggcggcggaggGCAAGCCCAAAAACTTCACCTGCGAGGTCTGCGGCAAG GTGTTCAACGCGCACTACAACCTCACCCGCCATATGCCGGTGCACACGGGGGCCAGGCCGTTCGTGTGCAAGGTCTGCGGGAAGGGCTTCCGCCAGGCCAGCACCCTGTGCCGGCACAAAATCATCCACACCCAG GAGAAACCCCACAAGTGCAACCAGTGCGGGAAGGCGTTCAACAGGAGCTCCACGCTCAACACCCACATCCGCATCCACGCCGGCTACAAGCCCTTCGTCTGCGAGTTCTGCGGCAAGGGCTTCCACCAGAAAG GCAACTACAAGAACCACAAGCTGACCCACAGCGGAGAGAAGCAGTACAAGTGCACCATTTGCAACAAAGCCTTCCACCAGATCTATAACTTGACTTTCCACATGCACACCCACAACGACAAGAAGCCCTTTACGTGCGTCACTTGCGGGAAAGGATTTTGCAGAAACTTTGATTTAAAGAAGCACGTCCGAAAGTTGCACGACAGCGTCTCCagcgctccgccgccgccgcgggacCCTGGGCGCAGCGGGCAGAGCTAA